A single region of the Streptomyces sp. AM 4-1-1 genome encodes:
- a CDS encoding serine protease has protein sequence MKKPLVGALFAVLLIGGGAAPATAATSHDATAPASATTTAQRSTGVAQAPVTAPVKAKAVNFAGTVALSNCSGSVVRTPSSQPGDPALVLSNGHCLEAGFPGPGEVVLNQPSSRSFTLLNSAGSGVGTLRANRIAYGTMTDTDISLYQLTSTYSQIESRYGIKALELNTAHPVRGTAITVVSGYWKRTYGCNVDGFVHLLKEGAWTWKDSVRYTAACQTIGGTSGSPVIDNATGKVVAVNNTGNEDGQRCTENNPCEVDEAGQVTVRKGINYAQETYGIVPCVGPGNRIDLNRSGCALPKP, from the coding sequence ATGAAGAAGCCTCTCGTCGGCGCGCTCTTCGCCGTCCTGCTCATCGGAGGAGGCGCGGCTCCCGCGACCGCGGCCACAAGCCACGACGCGACAGCGCCCGCATCCGCCACCACGACCGCCCAGCGGTCCACGGGCGTGGCCCAGGCCCCGGTCACGGCCCCCGTCAAGGCGAAGGCGGTGAACTTCGCCGGGACCGTCGCGCTCAGCAACTGTTCCGGCTCCGTCGTCCGCACCCCCAGCTCACAGCCGGGCGACCCCGCCCTCGTGCTGTCCAACGGGCACTGTCTGGAGGCCGGGTTCCCCGGGCCCGGCGAAGTGGTCCTCAACCAGCCGTCCAGCCGCAGCTTCACCCTGCTGAACTCGGCGGGCAGCGGCGTCGGCACCCTGCGCGCGAACCGGATCGCGTACGGGACGATGACCGACACCGACATATCCCTCTACCAGCTCACCAGCACCTACAGCCAGATCGAGAGCCGCTACGGCATCAAGGCGCTGGAGCTGAACACCGCGCACCCCGTGCGGGGCACCGCGATCACCGTCGTGTCCGGCTACTGGAAGCGCACGTACGGCTGCAACGTCGACGGGTTCGTCCACCTGCTCAAGGAGGGCGCCTGGACCTGGAAGGACTCGGTCCGCTACACCGCCGCCTGCCAGACCATCGGCGGCACGTCGGGCTCCCCGGTGATCGACAACGCGACCGGAAAGGTGGTCGCCGTCAACAACACCGGTAACGAGGACGGTCAGCGGTGCACCGAGAACAACCCGTGCGAGGTGGACGAGGCCGGTCAGGTGACGGTGCGCAAGGGCATCAACTACGCCCAGGAGACGTACGGCATCGTCCCGTGCGTCGGGCCCGGCAACCGGATCGACCTGAACCGGAGCGGATGCGCCCTGCCCAAGCCGTAG
- a CDS encoding DUF1206 domain-containing protein, with product MAQRGQGQARRAANSSVVEAGARAGFVARGIIYVLVGLLALRIAFQDGGGGGGGQQADRGGALSEISQKPFGGAVLWALGVALVGMALWRLSEAAFGVTGPDGKKATKRLASAGRAVFYGFVSYSVLSFAAGDKDSGSGSSDKRSQDVTARVLDLTGGKWIVGVAGAFVVGAGLWIAGRAIMRTFHKKLRMGEMSHRMRQAVDVVGIFGGASRGIVFAAAGGFAIAAAAKYKSGQAKGMDDTLRSFTETPAGPWLLVVIAIGLSAFGLFSFANARWRRT from the coding sequence ATGGCGCAGAGGGGCCAGGGGCAGGCCCGTCGGGCAGCCAACAGCTCCGTGGTCGAAGCCGGTGCGCGGGCGGGCTTCGTGGCTCGTGGAATCATCTATGTACTGGTCGGGCTGCTCGCCCTGCGCATCGCCTTCCAGGACGGCGGCGGGGGTGGAGGGGGCCAACAGGCCGACCGCGGCGGCGCGTTGTCGGAGATCTCGCAGAAGCCCTTCGGCGGGGCGGTGCTGTGGGCCCTCGGTGTCGCGCTGGTGGGCATGGCCCTGTGGCGTCTTTCCGAGGCCGCGTTCGGAGTGACCGGTCCCGACGGGAAGAAGGCGACCAAGCGACTGGCTTCGGCCGGACGCGCCGTCTTCTACGGTTTCGTCTCGTACTCCGTCCTGTCCTTCGCGGCCGGCGACAAGGACAGCGGCAGCGGTTCGAGCGACAAGCGGTCGCAGGACGTCACCGCGCGGGTCCTCGATCTGACCGGCGGAAAGTGGATCGTGGGCGTGGCGGGCGCGTTCGTCGTCGGAGCGGGTCTGTGGATCGCCGGGCGGGCGATCATGCGCACCTTCCACAAGAAGCTCCGGATGGGCGAGATGTCGCACCGGATGCGGCAGGCGGTCGACGTCGTCGGCATCTTCGGCGGCGCCTCGCGCGGAATCGTCTTCGCGGCGGCGGGCGGCTTCGCGATAGCCGCGGCCGCGAAGTACAAGTCGGGTCAGGCCAAGGGCATGGACGACACCCTGCGCTCCTTCACCGAGACACCCGCCGGGCCGTGGCTGCTGGTCGTGATCGCCATCGGGCTGAGCGCGTTCGGTCTCTTCTCCTTCGCCAACGCCCGCTGGCGCCGTACCTGA